CGCGTCGTCCCTGGTAAAGGTCGCGCGACCGGGACGATTCTGAATGACGATGTTCAAACCGGTCCTCAACTGTTCTTTAAAGAGGTGCTCGACGAGCGTGTCTGGTTGGGCGTCAATGACATCTCGCCCGACGGCATCATCGTCTTCGCGTGGGGGACCGAAACCGGCGAGACCTACCTGCCTCAGTATGGAGTGACGCTGGGCATTGCCAATGCGACACTTATTTCATTGGCCGAAGGGGGCGCCGACGGCACGACGTCGGGAATCATTCCGATTCCCTTTACCCCCGAAGGTCAAGCTTACCTGTTCCAAGCCTTTGAGATGGCTCCCAATCCGCAGGTAACCAACGTCTTGCCGCTGAACATCGCCGGTTCGCCGGTGGTCGTGATGCCGAACAACGCCGCTCCAGAACCGGTCGCGGAACTCCCCAACTTCACCGCAACGGTCGGGAAGCCCTTCGAATTCGATATCGCCGACGATCCCTTCGTCGATCCCGATTCGGAAACGCCGTTGTTCTACAACGCCCGTCAAACCGATGGATCGCCGCTACCCGAATGGCTCGACTTTGATCCGGCGAACCTCTCGTTCCACAGCAACGCGATCCCGGAATCGGGCCAATGGTCGATCACGGTTACCGCAACGGATCGCGGCACCCCGGTTCAATTCAGCAGCACCACGTTTGTGTTGCGCGCGATTGCCGATCGGAGCGTTTGGCAAAACCGTTCGGAAGCTGTCGATGTCAATGGCGATGGTAACACGACGCCCGTCGATGCCTTGATCGTCCTGAATCACTTGAACTCCGTGGACGATACCGCGCTTTCGGCGCAGCGTGCCGACGGCGAATTCCAGATCGACGTCAACGGCGACCATCAGGTGACTCCTATCGATGCCTTGCGCGTCCTCAATTGGTTGAATCAGTCGACCGCGGCTTCCAACGTATTGGTGGCACCGTCGGGAGAGTATCACGGCGACGAAGAGGAGCATGCAGAATCGGCGAACTTGAACGATGCCGCGTTTGCGAACGCACCAAAGATTGGCTCCCTTGACAGTTTCTCGGTTGCCACAGCGTTTTCCCCAGTGCACGACGGAGCGAACGTCGACGAAGTCGATGACCAAGACGACCAGCAGGAGAGCAAAGAGGAATACGAGGAACGCGTCGATAAGATTTTCGCCGACGTTTTCTAGTTCGACCTCCTGGAACCGGTGGCAAACGGGAGACGTCTGGCTTGTTCTCCCGTAACTCTCCCCCACGGAAGCGAAAGACACGCGACCGGTTGCGATCGAGAAAGGCACAACAAGTCGGGACGCCGGCGGCGGCATCCCATACGGCGTTCCGACATGTTGATTCCCAACGCGTTAAAAAAACGCATCGAGACGCATGACCTGTATTGGACCTTGGTGCATCCGGATCGACACCGGTCAATGCCGGACGTGCCGTGTCTAAGATGAGGGAAATCCGCTGGCATAACGCCCCGAATTCCGCAGACGAATGAACACGAAACCGTCGCAGGGCAGACGGAAATCGCTGCCGCGTCCGAACCTGTCCTGAGGGGCGAAGCTCCGATCCATTGCAATCGCCCAGGCCAAAGCGTGACGAGCCCCCACGAGCGAAGCGCCGGCTTGGGTTTGGTGCGACAAATAATCGAACGTAGGACCAACGGTCCGGCGATTTTTTCTTGAACGCTTCGATGCTGACTCCTCTTGAATGCTCCGAACCGATACCACTTGAAACACGATTTCTAATCCGCCGATTGCGTCGGCTAATCACGATCGTTCTGCCCGCGAATAACGCAAAGTTACGCGAAACAAAGGGGTGCTGAAGGAGGACTGTTTGCCTAACACAGGTCAATGCGAAATGCTGGCAAGTGGAACCAAGTCCTCCCGACCGGCGCCCAGCGAGAAGCTCCGCTCCAACAGTAACCGTGGCAGATCCTGCGCGTCGAACAACCAAATCGTGTCGCCGTCATCACCGCGACAAGCCACCATTTCCGCTCTCACTAACTCAGCGGATAAGCATCTGCATTCCACGGGGCCTTTCAACCGTATTTTGTCATGTCATCCAAATGTGGCTGCATCGAGAATACACGTCTATCCGTCAACAGGATGTCCACGTCCACTGAATGGGCCCCAACGCGGGGAACCACGCATCCGACCGCGAATTGATCATGCTCCAACTCCTCAACACGGCAGCGGATGCACGATCCGCTGCATCCGGAACCTGCGTTTAACACGACTCGTGACGCTTCCGCGATGTCAACGCTGCGATATCGTTGGATCGCGTGCTTGGAATCGGATGAACGATTGTTGCCAGCCAGTCCACTAAACGTGCCTGCAACCATGGCATTGTGGGGTTGGGTGACAGCAAAACCGACGTACGTTCCTTCTCAAACTATCCTAGCGAAGGGGGCCTCTGTGTGCGGGGACGTCTTTCACCGCAATGGTGGTTTTTTTATTGACAGCACCAACAGTGCTGGTACACTCCGGGGGCACCTGAGTGCTCCCCAGCGGTGGGGTCCCGCGCGGCGTCGCCACCTGCCGGGGCACATTCTTCCGTAGAGCGATGATCGCAACTTCGGCTAAGGCTAAGTATTGAGGACGTGTGTCGTGCCAATAGAATCATCAACCCAAGCAACTCCAACGAAGGCACGCCGGATATTCCTGGATCTACGTTCGAAGATTCTCAGCGGGCAAATGGTTGCCGACACCCGCTTAACCCTACGCCCTATTGCTGGCGAATACGGAACGGGAATTAATGCTGCGTCCGAGGCGATCAAGGCGTTGGCTGCTGAGGGGTTGGTTCGCTTGGAGGGCAAGTCGGGGGCACGTGTCATCACGCGAGACCTGAATCGCGTCCGCAGCGAAGGGGTGCTACGCATGGCAATCGAATGTGAAGCGGCCCGGCGATGCGCTGAACGTGTCGACAACGTGCAGCTTTCGGTGTTGCGTGGGCTCGCTGACAAGGTCGACCGGCTGTTTGCTGCTGGCGATGACCTCAAGGGCTGTCGCAACGCAGACATTGCGTTCCATCGAACCATTGTTGAGTTCTGTGGTGTGCCCGAGCTGTGGCCTTCGTTAATGCCATTGCTGGATAGATTGGTGACCTTGGATCAAACCGAAAACCGGACAACCGAAATACCGGGTCAAAAACACATAGAGGTTTATGAGGGGCTGAAGTCCCGCGATCCAGAACAGGCTGCAATTGCAATGCGCCAACATCTGGAACACTCATTGAGTATGGCCCTCGCATCATTTTACACCTAAGTTGTTGATCGCAATTCGACGCACTGTCCGCGTCCACGCTGCCACCGCAAAAACTACCAGAATCGCAAGATTCTGGCCCACCAATCCACCCTCCATAAGGTACCGCGAACTGCATCGCTCGGCGTGTGTTCCCGCTTCGCCAGAGTCAATCGCGCATTGAATCCAATTCATATTTTGTTGCTTCTATTCAGTAATAGCAAATTGAGGAGATTGACGTATGTATGTTTGCACGAATCGAAAACGAACAGCGTTTACTTTGGTAGAGCTGTTGGTTGTGATTGCGATTATCGGCATTTTGGTTGGGCTGTTGTTGCCCGCGGTCCAGCAAGCACGCGAGGCGGCGCGGCGCATGCAATGTTCGAACCGTTTGAAACAGACGGCTTTGGCGTTGCACAATTATGAATCGAGCTATGGGCGAATGCCTCCTGGGTGTGTTGGGACAACGATATTTAGTCAACCTCAATACCCAACCGGGCCCGATTCAGGGAAATTCCACAGTCGCCTTGGTTGGATTACATTGTTGTTGCCCTACATCGAACAGGGGCCAATGGCTGATATGATTGCAAATCACAACCCCAACGGAGAGTTACCGCTTTACTGGAACGGCGCAAGCGGCGGTATTGAAACACTGTTTTGTCCAAGCGATCCTGGGGCTGGGAAAACAGAGTACCTCCGTGCTGTTGGTCCCGTTGACGTGAGGGAATCGACTTTCAGCAACTACGTCGGCTGCCAAGGATCTACGGGAACAATGGTGGGAACGGATGTGACAGGTTCAAGATTAGATGGGATCTTCATTCCAAGACATGGCACCAAGTTTCGTGATATTACCGATGGCACCTCCAACACGTTGATGCTCAGTGAAATACTGTTGCCTGAGAATAACACCTCCAGTTCCAATATTGGTAACGCTTCCGATTGGCGCGGACTTGTCTGGAATGTTTTCGGTCCAACAGTTTTGTTCAGCACACGGAATCCGCCCAACACACGTTCGGCGGACCGAATGGTACGTTGCAGCAATCCTCAACGAACGCCATGTGTCGTCACCGGAACCTCCTCGAGCCAATATCTTCATGCTCGGAGTATGCATCCCGGGGGAATCCAGGGTGCGTTGGCGGACGGGTCAGTCCGTTTTATTGCCGAAACGATTTCAACGACGACATACCGCCATTTCGGAAGTCGCAACGACGGAAATGTCCTGGAGCCGTTTTAGTAGATGTTCTTCCCATTGGAAAAACATGAACTGCTAAATGTGGCCCCCCCACACCGTCGGCGTAGCGCCTGCGCGGAGTTTGTTGCAGGCGGCTACTAAACTCGCAGTGAACGGATTGTGAGTATCGAATATTGAAATGTGTTTCA
Above is a genomic segment from Rosistilla ulvae containing:
- a CDS encoding GntR family transcriptional regulator, which gives rise to MPIESSTQATPTKARRIFLDLRSKILSGQMVADTRLTLRPIAGEYGTGINAASEAIKALAAEGLVRLEGKSGARVITRDLNRVRSEGVLRMAIECEAARRCAERVDNVQLSVLRGLADKVDRLFAAGDDLKGCRNADIAFHRTIVEFCGVPELWPSLMPLLDRLVTLDQTENRTTEIPGQKHIEVYEGLKSRDPEQAAIAMRQHLEHSLSMALASFYT
- a CDS encoding DUF1559 domain-containing protein; translation: MYVCTNRKRTAFTLVELLVVIAIIGILVGLLLPAVQQAREAARRMQCSNRLKQTALALHNYESSYGRMPPGCVGTTIFSQPQYPTGPDSGKFHSRLGWITLLLPYIEQGPMADMIANHNPNGELPLYWNGASGGIETLFCPSDPGAGKTEYLRAVGPVDVRESTFSNYVGCQGSTGTMVGTDVTGSRLDGIFIPRHGTKFRDITDGTSNTLMLSEILLPENNTSSSNIGNASDWRGLVWNVFGPTVLFSTRNPPNTRSADRMVRCSNPQRTPCVVTGTSSSQYLHARSMHPGGIQGALADGSVRFIAETISTTTYRHFGSRNDGNVLEPF